In Pirellulales bacterium, the following proteins share a genomic window:
- a CDS encoding amino acid permease has translation MQPENPTDDPVIAPPLDGRTLAPVLGLFTAVTIVVGGVIGSGIFIVPNQVAKATEGYVGLILGLWVFCGIVNLCGALTLAELSAMFPHAGGTYVFLCEAYGRLWGYLWAWAEFWVIRSGSTAALAVAMSISMVGVCEAAGFTFTDASRGLFQKVTAAWAIGFLGVINIIGTRWGGVVQNLTTIVKAGCVAVLALLPFIAAGHERVALTGLWPETWTFGLISGIGLALSGIMWAYDGWGMVTVVAEEIKNPKRNIPLALGGGVILLTVLYAGANLGYHLTLPSSAIAAAPVPAVTVVETLIGPWGRNAVLALMMISIFGALNANILVGPRVLFAVARDHAPLKPLRHIDPRTGTPTVAIAGLSIWSCVLVLAGDLSPDPDHTLFELLTSYTVFGGSLFYFAAVASVFLFRIRDPERVRPYRTWGYPLVPLVFIAFYVFLLVSMVWATPLVCVIGLGLIATGFVPYAWTNRRGRR, from the coding sequence ATGCAGCCAGAGAATCCCACCGACGATCCCGTCATCGCCCCGCCCCTCGATGGCCGCACCCTCGCGCCGGTGCTGGGGCTCTTCACCGCCGTCACGATCGTCGTCGGCGGCGTCATCGGCTCGGGCATCTTTATCGTGCCCAACCAGGTGGCGAAAGCGACCGAAGGCTACGTCGGGCTGATCCTCGGCCTGTGGGTCTTCTGCGGCATCGTCAATCTGTGCGGCGCGCTCACGCTGGCCGAGCTCTCGGCCATGTTCCCGCACGCCGGCGGCACCTACGTCTTCCTGTGCGAAGCCTACGGTCGCCTTTGGGGCTATCTCTGGGCCTGGGCCGAGTTCTGGGTCATTCGCAGCGGCTCGACCGCCGCGCTCGCCGTGGCGATGTCGATCTCGATGGTCGGCGTGTGCGAAGCGGCGGGCTTCACCTTCACCGACGCGAGCCGCGGCTTGTTCCAGAAGGTGACCGCCGCCTGGGCGATTGGCTTCCTGGGCGTGATCAACATCATCGGCACGCGCTGGGGCGGTGTTGTGCAGAACCTGACGACGATCGTTAAGGCGGGCTGCGTGGCCGTGCTGGCCCTGCTCCCCTTTATTGCTGCCGGACACGAACGCGTGGCCCTCACCGGGCTCTGGCCCGAGACGTGGACCTTCGGGCTCATCAGCGGCATCGGCCTCGCCCTCTCCGGCATCATGTGGGCCTACGATGGCTGGGGCATGGTCACCGTCGTGGCCGAAGAAATAAAAAACCCCAAGCGCAATATCCCGCTGGCCCTCGGCGGCGGCGTCATTCTGCTCACGGTCCTCTACGCCGGCGCGAACCTGGGTTACCACCTCACGCTTCCCTCGAGCGCGATCGCGGCCGCGCCGGTGCCGGCCGTAACGGTCGTCGAGACCCTCATCGGCCCCTGGGGGCGGAACGCGGTGCTGGCGCTGATGATGATCTCGATCTTCGGCGCGCTAAATGCGAATATCCTGGTCGGTCCGCGCGTGCTCTTTGCCGTGGCGCGCGACCACGCACCGCTGAAACCGCTACGGCACATCGACCCGCGCACCGGCACGCCCACCGTGGCGATCGCGGGCCTGTCGATCTGGTCGTGCGTGCTCGTATTGGCCGGCGACTTGAGCCCCGACCCCGATCACACGCTCTTCGAGCTACTCACCAGCTACACAGTCTTCGGGGGCTCGTTGTTCTACTTCGCCGCGGTAGCGAGCGTGTTCCTCTTCCGCATCCGCGATCCTGAGCGTGTGCGGCCCTATCGCACGTGGGGCTACCCGCTGGTGCCGCTCGTGTTCATCGCCTTCTATGTGTTCCTACTGGTAAGCATGGTCTGGGCGACGCCGCTGGTGTGCGTGATCGGACTCGGCCTAATCGCCACCGGTTTTGTACCGTACGCGTGGACGAATCGGCGCGGGCGCAGGTGA